GGAAGTCGACGCTCTCGCGGTTGACGCGGTCGAGCGCCGCGTCGTCGTACCCGAGCAGGGCGGCGTGGTCCGGGTTCGCCCGCCACGTCGGCGTCTCCAGGAGCAGCGGCGCGCCGACGCGGACGGCGATGTCGGCGTAGGCGAGGTAGTAGTCGCGCAGGGCGGCGCGGCCCTCGTCGGTGTCCAGGAGCGGGAACGAGGCGAACTCGGGGAGGTCGAAGCCGCGCAGGAAGATCAGGTCGGTCTCCAGACCGCCATCGGTCACGTGACGTGCAGGCATCGGCACCACCTCGCTCCGGGGGACTCCAGTGTGGACCTGATCGCCGGTCCGTGTCCCGTCCTCACTTCGCGTGGGCCGAGGGCATAGGCTCCGATCGTGTTGACGACCCGGCACGGCGTGCGCGTCCTGGCGACGGCGGACGTCCCTGCGTTCCTGGAGCTGGCCAACCAGGACCCGGTCGTCAACGTCTTCGCCGTCCACCGGGCACACACCACCAACCTCGAGCCGCGCTGGCTCGGTGGCGAGATGTGGGGCCGCTTCGACGGAGGTCACCTCGTCGCGGCCTGCCACGTCGCCGCCAACCTGGTGCCGGTCCAGGCCGGCCCGGAGGACGCTGCCGCCTTCGCCCAGCGCGCGCTGACCCGCCGTCGTACCGCCTCGACGATCGTCGGGCCGCAGTCGGCCGTGCGCCCGTTCTGGGACGAGGTCGGGCCGTCCTGGGGGCGGGCCCGGGACACCCGCTGGGACCAGCGCCACCTCGAGATCGCCGGCCCGCCGGCCGTCCGGCCCGACCAGGGCGTGCGGGCAGGGGTGCAGGGCGACCTCGGCACGCTCTACCCGGCCTGTGTGGCGATGTACACCGAGGAGGTCGGGGTCTCGCCCGAGGCCGGTGGCGGCGCCGACCTCTACCGCGCCCGCGTCGCCCAGCTGGTCGGCCGCGGCTGGTCCTTCGTCCGGTACGACGGCGACGAGCTCGTCTTCAAGGCCGAGGTCGCCTGCGCGACCGAGCACGCCGCCCAGATCCAGGGCGTGTGGGTGCCGCCGCACCGCCGGGGCGAGGGGCTCGCGACCGAGGGCATGGCCGCGGTCGTGCACCAGGTCCGGGCGCGGATCTCGCCGACGGTCTCGCTCTACGTCAACGACTGGAACCACGCGGCGCGCGGCGTCTACGAGCGGGTCGGGTTCGTGGAGACGACCCGCTTCGCGACCGTGATGTTCTGAGCGACCGCCGCTACCGGGCGAGCCGGGGGAGCCCGTTCCAGAGCAGCCGGCTGGCGATGTCGGTCACCTCGTCCAAGGTCGCGGTCGGGTGGTCCTGCCACCAGCGGGCCACCCCGTCGACACCGGTGATCAGCAGCTCCACCACGACGGCCGAGGCGGTCGAGCCCGCCGTCACCCCGGAGCGCGCGAGGTCGGGGGCGAGCATCGCGGCCACCGCCTGGGTGCGGGCCGTGCGGTAGGCCGCGATCACCTGGTCGAGCTCGGTGTCGCCGGTCGGGATCGGGTCGACGAGCAGCCGGCGGGCGGCGGGGCGCTGCCGCGCGAAGGAGAGGTACGCCGCCACGGTCGAGCGCAACCGGTCCGCGCCCGCACCGGCACCGGTGATCCCCGCGCCGACCTCGGCCAGCATCGCGGCGTTCTGCCCGTCGAGCACCTGCAGGTAGAGCTCGCGCTTGGAGCGGAAGTGGTCGTAGAGCACGGTGCGGGTGACGCCGGCCGCGGTGGCGATCTCGCCGACCGACGTGGCGTCGTACCCGCGCTCGGCGAAGACCTCGACCGCGGCGGCCTCGATGCGCTGGCGGCGGGCGGGCCCCGTCAACCGGCGACGCACGGTGTCCGTCGTCATGGTCGGCTCCTCTCGCTCGGTGCTAACCCACACCTGTGTCGGCTGACTCCGCGAAGGGCCTTGACCGTTGTGGTGGGAATCACTCTATCCTCAGGTCGACAGTAACCGACACCTGTGTCGGTTGGATCTCATGGGGGAGACCACGATGACCCACCGCCTCGACCGCCGTACGCTCCTCAGCTCGTCCCTGGCCGCCGGCGCCGGTGCCGCGCTGGCGACCACCGGCCTGGCGCCCGCCTTCGCCGCGACTCCCGGCAAGGAGGCGGTGGTGCTGGGCGGCGGCATGGCCGGCCTGACAGCGGCCCACGAGCTCGTCGAGCGGGGCTTCTCCGTCACGGTCTTCGAGCCGTCGGCGTGGGGCGGCAAGGCGCGCAGCATCCCCTTCGCCGGCACCGGCACGGGCGGTCGCGCGGACCTGCCCGGTGAGCACGGCTTCCGGTTCTTCCCCGGCTTCTACCACCACGTGCCGGACACGATGCGGCGCATCCCGTTCGGCTCCGGCACGGTCGGCGACAACCTGGTGGCCGCGACGGGCGGCAAGTTCCTGCGCGGCGGGGACCACGCCGACGCCTTCGTCTTCGGCGTCGGCCCCGACCCGGAGCAGCTGCTCACGGTCGACGGCCTGCGCCGGTTCCTGCTCGACAACCTCGGCGGCCACTCCGTCCCGCCGCACGAGCTGACCTACTTCGTCGAGCGGCTGCTGGTGTTCCTGACCAGCTGCGACGAGCGGCGGCTGGGTCAGTGGGAGAAGGTCAGCTGGTGGGACTTCGTCGGCGCGGCGAAGCGCTCGCAGCCCTACCAGAAGATCCTGGCCGCGGGGCTGACCCGCAACCTGGTCGCCGCCAAGGAGACCATCGCCAGCACCCGCACGATCGGCAACATGGGCGAGGCGTTCGTCTACAACATCATGGGCCGCGGCAACGACGGTGCGCTCGACCGCGTGCTCGACCTGCCCACCAACGAGGCCTGGATCGACCCGTGGATGACCTACCTCCGGGGCCGTGGCGTCCGCTTCGTCAGCGGCCAGCGCCTGGTCCGCTACGAGACGTCCGCCGGGCGGATCAGCGCCGCCGTCCTCGCCGACGCCGCCGGTACGACGAGCCGCGTCGAGGCCGACTGGTTCGTCAGCGCCATGCCGGTGGAGCGCGTCGTCCCCACCCTGACCTCCGACGTCCTGACGCTCGATCCCGGCCTGCGGGGCCTGTCCGCGCTGAAGACCGACTGGATGGTCGGCATCCAGTACTTCCTCCGGGACCACGTCGAGGTCACCAAGGGGCACATCACCTTCATCGACTCGCCCTGGTCGCTGACCGCGCTCACCCAGGGCCAGTTCTGGGCGGACCGCGACATCCCCCGCGACTACGGCGACGGCGAGGTGGTCGACATCCTCTCGGTCGACATCTCCAACTGGGACGCCCCGGGCATCCTGTTCGGCAAGACGGCCAAGGAGTGCACCCGCGACGAGATCGCGGCCGAGGTGCTCGCCCAGATCAAGGACCACCTCACCGTCGGCGACCTGCTCCCCGACGGCATCGTCCACTCCTGGTTCCTCGACCCCGGCGTGCAGTGGGACGGCGCGGCCGGCCGCAACACCAACGAGACGCCGCTCCTGGTCAACACCGTCGACTCGTGGAAGAGCCGGCCGACGGCCCGCACGAGGATCCCCAACCTGCTGATGAGCGGTGACTTCGTGCAGACCGACATCGACCTGGCCACGATGGAGGGCGCCAACGAGTCGGCCCGGCACGCGGTCAACGCCATCCTCGACGAGTCCCGGTCGACCGCGGCCCGGGTGAAGACCTACCGGCTCTACGACCCGCCGGAGTTCGCCGCGCTCAAGGCGACGGACAAGCTGCTCTACAAGCTGGGGCTGCGCAACGCGCTCGACCTCGGCTGAGCCACGCCGGGCGGGGCTGTCAGGATGGCCCCATGAGCCTGCCCACCGGCGCCAAGGTCGTCACCGGAGCCTTCCTCGTCAGCGGGACCGTCCACCTGGTCAAGCCCGAGGTCTTCGAGCCGCTGATGCCACGCCAGCTGCCCGCCCACCGCGAGATCATCGTGGCCAGCGGGGTGGCCGAGCTGCTCTGCGCGGCCGGGCTGCTCAACCGTCGTACGCGCAAGGTCGCGGGGTACGCCAGCGCGGCCCTGCTCGCCGGCGTCTTCCCGGGCAACGTGCAGATGGCGGTGGACGCGCTCCGCGGCGACAACACGCCGTTGAAGGCCGCGTCGGTCGCCCGGCTCCCGCTGCAGTGGCCGATGATCCGGGCGGCGCTGAAGGCCGCCCGCACCGCCTGAGCGTTACTGGTTGGGCCGCCGTCCCGTCCCGGCCGTAGGCTTCGGCCGTGCTGATGAGGATGTCGACCCTGTTCGTCCGGACCCTGCGTGAGGACCCCTCGGACGCGGAGGTCCCGAGCCACCGGCTGCTCGTGCGCGCGGGCTACATCCGCCGCGCCGCGCCGGGCATCTACACCTGGCTGCCGCTGGGCCTGAAGGTGCTGCGCAAGGTCGAGGGCATCATCCGCGAGGAGATGGACGCGATCGGCGCGCAGGAGGTCAGCTTCCCCGCGCTGCTGCCCCGCGAGCCCTACGAGGCCACCAACCGCTGGACCGAATACGGCGACGGCATCTTCCGGCTCAAGGACCGCAAGGACGCCGACTACCTGCTCGGTCCCACCCACGAGGAGATGTTCACGCTCCTCGTGAAGGACATGTACTCGTCGTACAAGGACCTGCCGCTGAGCCTCTACCAGGTGCAGACGAAGTACCGCGACGAGGCGCGCCCGCGGGCCGGCCTGCTGCGCGGGCGCGAGTTCATCATGAAGGACTCCTACTCCTTCGACGTCGACGACGCGGGCCTCGAGGCGTCGTACGAGAAGCACCGTGACGCCTACGTCCGGATCTTCGACCGGCTCGGCTTCGACTACGTGATCGTGAAGGCGACCGCCGGCGCGATGGGCGGCTCGAAGTCCGAGGAGTTCCTGGCCAACGCTGCCGTCGGCGAGGACACCTACGTGCGCTGCACGAAGTGCGACTACGCCGCCAACGTCGAGGCCGTCGAGGTGCGCGCGCCCGCGCCCGTGGCGTACGACGGCGTGCCCGCCGCGCACGCCGAGGACACCCCCGACACCCCCACGATCGACTCCCTCGTCGACCACCTCAACGCGGCCTTCCCGCGTGAGGACCGGCCGTGGACGGCCGGCGACACCCTCAAGAACGTCCTGGTCGTTCTCAAGCACCCCGACGGCAGCCGCGAGCCGCTCGCGATCGGCCTGCCCGGCGACCGCGAGGTCGACCAGAAGCGCCTCGAGGGCCAGTTGGAGCCGATCGAGGTCGAGGCGATGGACGAGGCCGAGTTCGCGAAGCACCCCGCGCTGGTCAAGGGCTACATCGGTCCCGGCGTGCTGGGGGAGGAGGGCAAGAGCGGCATCCGCTACCTGCTCGACCCCCGCGTCGGCGAGGGCACCCGCTGGGTGACCGGCGCCGACGAGCCCGGCCGCCACGTCATCGACCTCGTCGCCGGCCGCGACTTCACCGGCGACGGCACGATCGAGGCCGCCGAGGTGCGCGACGGCGACCCCTGCCCCAACTGCGACGGCGGCACGCTCGAGTCGGCCCGCGGCATCGAGATGGGCCACGTCTTCCAGCTCGGCCGCAAGTACGCCGAGGCGCTCGACCTCAAGGTCCTCGACGAGAACGGCAAGCTCGTCACCGTCACGATGGGCTCCTACGGCGTGGGTGTCTCGCGTGCCGTCGCCGCGATCGCGGAGGACACCCTCGACGAGATCGGCCTGTGCTGGCCGCGCGAGATCACGCCGGCCGACGTGCACGTCGTGGCCGCCGGCAAGGACCAGGCCGTGTTCGACGCAGCCGAGTCCCTCGTGGCCGGGCTCGTCGACGCCGGTGTCGACGTCCTGTACGACGACCGCGCGGGCAAGATCAGCCCCGGCGTGAAGTTCAAGGACGCCGAGCTGATCGGCGTCCCGACCATCGTCACGGTCGGCCGGGGCGTGGCCGACGGCCTGATCGAGGTCAAGGACCGCCGGACGGGCGAGAAGCAGGAGATCGCGCTCGACGGTGCGGTCGAGGCGATCCGCGCGATCATCACGGCCTGACGATGACGGCGCCCGGACCGGTCGAGATCACCGACCTGGTCCGGGGCTGGCTGCCCGACGGCGGCCGTGAGCCCATCCGCCGCGACGACGTCGTCGGGGCGCTGCTCGAGCGGGGGCAGCGCCGCGGCGCGCGGATCGCAGCCGCCCTGCCCGCCTCCGACGACGGGCTCCTCGACCTCGCCGTCGTCGACGCGCTCGTGCTGCGGGTGCACGCGGAGCTCCAGCGGTTCACCGAGGAGCTCAGCCAGGGCCGTCGTACGGCGGCCCGGCTCCGGCCCCTGCTCGACGGGCTCGGT
Above is a genomic segment from Nocardioides aromaticivorans containing:
- a CDS encoding TetR/AcrR family transcriptional regulator, which codes for MTTDTVRRRLTGPARRQRIEAAAVEVFAERGYDATSVGEIATAAGVTRTVLYDHFRSKRELYLQVLDGQNAAMLAEVGAGITGAGAGADRLRSTVAAYLSFARQRPAARRLLVDPIPTGDTELDQVIAAYRTARTQAVAAMLAPDLARSGVTAGSTASAVVVELLITGVDGVARWWQDHPTATLDEVTDIASRLLWNGLPRLAR
- a CDS encoding DoxX family protein, whose product is MSLPTGAKVVTGAFLVSGTVHLVKPEVFEPLMPRQLPAHREIIVASGVAELLCAAGLLNRRTRKVAGYASAALLAGVFPGNVQMAVDALRGDNTPLKAASVARLPLQWPMIRAALKAARTA
- a CDS encoding GNAT family N-acetyltransferase, with the protein product MLTTRHGVRVLATADVPAFLELANQDPVVNVFAVHRAHTTNLEPRWLGGEMWGRFDGGHLVAACHVAANLVPVQAGPEDAAAFAQRALTRRRTASTIVGPQSAVRPFWDEVGPSWGRARDTRWDQRHLEIAGPPAVRPDQGVRAGVQGDLGTLYPACVAMYTEEVGVSPEAGGGADLYRARVAQLVGRGWSFVRYDGDELVFKAEVACATEHAAQIQGVWVPPHRRGEGLATEGMAAVVHQVRARISPTVSLYVNDWNHAARGVYERVGFVETTRFATVMF
- a CDS encoding hydroxysqualene dehydroxylase; protein product: MTHRLDRRTLLSSSLAAGAGAALATTGLAPAFAATPGKEAVVLGGGMAGLTAAHELVERGFSVTVFEPSAWGGKARSIPFAGTGTGGRADLPGEHGFRFFPGFYHHVPDTMRRIPFGSGTVGDNLVAATGGKFLRGGDHADAFVFGVGPDPEQLLTVDGLRRFLLDNLGGHSVPPHELTYFVERLLVFLTSCDERRLGQWEKVSWWDFVGAAKRSQPYQKILAAGLTRNLVAAKETIASTRTIGNMGEAFVYNIMGRGNDGALDRVLDLPTNEAWIDPWMTYLRGRGVRFVSGQRLVRYETSAGRISAAVLADAAGTTSRVEADWFVSAMPVERVVPTLTSDVLTLDPGLRGLSALKTDWMVGIQYFLRDHVEVTKGHITFIDSPWSLTALTQGQFWADRDIPRDYGDGEVVDILSVDISNWDAPGILFGKTAKECTRDEIAAEVLAQIKDHLTVGDLLPDGIVHSWFLDPGVQWDGAAGRNTNETPLLVNTVDSWKSRPTARTRIPNLLMSGDFVQTDIDLATMEGANESARHAVNAILDESRSTAARVKTYRLYDPPEFAALKATDKLLYKLGLRNALDLG
- a CDS encoding proline--tRNA ligase, whose product is MLMRMSTLFVRTLREDPSDAEVPSHRLLVRAGYIRRAAPGIYTWLPLGLKVLRKVEGIIREEMDAIGAQEVSFPALLPREPYEATNRWTEYGDGIFRLKDRKDADYLLGPTHEEMFTLLVKDMYSSYKDLPLSLYQVQTKYRDEARPRAGLLRGREFIMKDSYSFDVDDAGLEASYEKHRDAYVRIFDRLGFDYVIVKATAGAMGGSKSEEFLANAAVGEDTYVRCTKCDYAANVEAVEVRAPAPVAYDGVPAAHAEDTPDTPTIDSLVDHLNAAFPREDRPWTAGDTLKNVLVVLKHPDGSREPLAIGLPGDREVDQKRLEGQLEPIEVEAMDEAEFAKHPALVKGYIGPGVLGEEGKSGIRYLLDPRVGEGTRWVTGADEPGRHVIDLVAGRDFTGDGTIEAAEVRDGDPCPNCDGGTLESARGIEMGHVFQLGRKYAEALDLKVLDENGKLVTVTMGSYGVGVSRAVAAIAEDTLDEIGLCWPREITPADVHVVAAGKDQAVFDAAESLVAGLVDAGVDVLYDDRAGKISPGVKFKDAELIGVPTIVTVGRGVADGLIEVKDRRTGEKQEIALDGAVEAIRAIITA